One genomic region from Salipiger sp. CCB-MM3 encodes:
- a CDS encoding ATPase has translation MNMQTTSVIAPPAPKRLEDMVLPRTMMRDIVLKTMFRNNTNKVTDLAHAICLPIVITQELVDLGRSHGLIEAMGTRGEVGSSEMNYQLTDSGKARALDALSQSEYFGPMPVPLSAYREQVKRQSIRNIQMTREALTGAMGHLVLPDDLISHLGPAVSAGRSILMYGPPGNGKSSISNGIRAALGDRIFVPRAIEYSGQVITVYDPIVHSAAESDIEDPTRLRRNNRFDTRYVLCDRPTVITGGELSLNMLDLVYNPTARTYQAPLQLKSTGGLFIVDDLGRQAEPPQKLVNRWIVPLEENKDILALQSGEKFEVPFDTLVIFSTNFHPNEIFDKAALRRIFFKIKIDGPNQQDFLKIFAMVARKKQMVLDEASLVHLLKTKYPTIDNVYANYQPVFLIDQMKAICDFEGWPYKMTPDLVDRAWANLFVRDETIVK, from the coding sequence ATGAACATGCAAACCACCAGCGTGATCGCGCCCCCGGCGCCGAAGCGGCTCGAAGACATGGTGCTGCCGCGCACGATGATGCGCGACATCGTTCTCAAGACCATGTTCCGCAACAACACCAATAAGGTCACTGACCTGGCCCATGCGATCTGCCTGCCGATCGTGATCACCCAAGAACTGGTCGACCTCGGACGCAGCCACGGGCTCATCGAAGCCATGGGCACCCGCGGCGAGGTGGGCAGCAGCGAGATGAACTATCAGTTGACCGACAGCGGCAAGGCGCGGGCGCTGGATGCGCTCTCGCAGTCGGAATATTTCGGCCCCATGCCGGTGCCGCTTTCGGCCTACCGCGAACAGGTGAAGCGACAGTCGATCCGCAACATCCAGATGACCCGCGAGGCGCTGACCGGCGCAATGGGGCATCTCGTGCTGCCCGACGATCTGATCTCGCACCTCGGCCCGGCAGTGAGCGCTGGCCGGTCGATCCTGATGTACGGCCCGCCGGGCAACGGTAAATCCTCGATCTCGAACGGCATCCGTGCCGCGCTTGGTGACCGCATCTTCGTGCCGCGCGCCATCGAATATTCCGGGCAGGTGATCACCGTCTACGACCCGATCGTGCATTCCGCCGCCGAGAGCGACATCGAGGACCCCACCCGCCTGCGCCGCAACAACCGCTTCGACACGCGCTACGTGCTGTGCGACCGGCCCACGGTGATCACCGGCGGTGAGCTGTCGCTGAACATGCTCGATCTGGTCTACAACCCCACCGCCCGCACCTATCAGGCGCCGCTGCAGTTGAAATCCACCGGCGGTCTGTTCATCGTCGACGACCTTGGACGTCAGGCCGAACCGCCGCAGAAACTGGTCAACCGCTGGATCGTGCCGCTGGAAGAGAACAAGGACATCCTCGCCCTGCAATCGGGCGAGAAGTTCGAGGTTCCTTTCGACACGCTGGTGATTTTCTCGACCAACTTCCATCCCAACGAGATCTTCGACAAGGCGGCCCTGCGCCGGATTTTCTTCAAGATCAAGATCGACGGCCCGAACCAGCAGGACTTCCTGAAAATCTTCGCCATGGTCGCCCGCAAAAAGCAGATGGTGCTCGACGAGGCCTCGCTCGTGCACCTGCTGAAGACCAAATATCCGACCATCGACAACGTCTATGCCAACTACCAGCCGGTGTTCCTGATCGACCAGATGAAGGCGATCTGCGACTTCGAAGGCTGGCCCTACAAGATGACCCCGGACCTGGTCGACAGAGCCTGGGCGAACCTCTTCGTGCGCGACGAAACCATCGTGAAATAG
- a CDS encoding IS3 family transposase (programmed frameshift), giving the protein MRHKPGTPKPSAEKVVKDIRRRTRKQHSAEEKIRIVLEGLRGEESIAELCRREGIATSLYYSWSKEFLEAGKKRLAGDTARQASSPEVKVLRAEASALKEALAEATLENRLLKKKYDRGWGRPRMRYPASEKLEIIRLVERSHLPAARTLEMFGIPKTTFYRWYDRYRSLGEAGLEDRRPHPGRVWNRIPDDVRQDVVGLALEEPELSPRELAVRFTDTKKYFVSEASVYRILKAHDLIPSPAFIVVKAADEFRDKTSRPNQLWQTDFTYLKVIGWGWYYLSTILDDFSRYVIAWKLCTTMRAEDVTDTLQLALEASGCDQPTVLHRPRLLSDNGSSYIAGDLAIWLKDKQMEHVRGAPNHPQTQGKIERWHQTLKNRILLENHYLPGALEAAIETFVDHYNHQRVHESLGNVTPADVYFGRAKAILAERRRIKSDTIRQRRLLNRTQAA; this is encoded by the exons ATGAGACATAAACCCGGAACACCTAAGCCTTCCGCCGAGAAGGTTGTGAAGGACATCCGCCGACGCACCCGCAAACAGCATTCGGCGGAGGAAAAGATCCGCATCGTGCTTGAGGGCCTTCGCGGCGAGGAGAGCATAGCCGAGCTTTGCCGGCGCGAGGGGATTGCGACGAGCCTGTACTACAGTTGGTCCAAAGAGTTTCTCGAGGCCGGCAAGAAGCGGCTTGCTGGTGACACAGCGCGCCAGGCGAGCAGCCCGGAAGTGAAGGTCCTGCGGGCTGAGGCCAGCGCGCTGAAGGAGGCCTTGGCAGAGGCCACCCTTGAGAATCGGCTGCTCA AAAAAAAGTATGATCGGGGATGGGGGAGACCACGAATGAGGTACCCTGCATCCGAAAAGCTCGAGATTATCCGGCTCGTCGAGAGATCACATCTGCCCGCGGCGCGCACGCTGGAGATGTTCGGTATTCCGAAGACAACCTTCTATCGTTGGTACGACCGATACCGATCCCTTGGCGAGGCCGGTCTCGAGGATCGCCGACCCCACCCGGGTCGGGTCTGGAACCGCATCCCTGATGATGTCCGGCAGGATGTGGTCGGCTTGGCGCTGGAGGAGCCCGAACTCTCTCCACGGGAGCTTGCGGTGCGCTTCACAGATACGAAGAAGTACTTTGTCTCAGAGGCTTCGGTGTATCGCATCCTCAAGGCGCACGACCTGATCCCGAGCCCTGCCTTCATCGTTGTCAAGGCTGCGGACGAGTTCCGCGATAAGACGAGCCGGCCAAACCAGCTCTGGCAGACCGACTTCACGTACCTGAAGGTGATCGGTTGGGGTTGGTACTATCTGAGCACCATCCTGGATGACTTCAGCCGATATGTAATCGCCTGGAAGCTCTGCACGACCATGCGAGCCGAAGATGTCACTGACACACTCCAGCTCGCGCTGGAGGCGTCCGGTTGCGACCAGCCGACCGTGCTACACCGACCACGACTTCTCAGCGACAACGGCTCGTCCTACATCGCAGGCGATCTCGCAATCTGGCTGAAGGACAAGCAGATGGAGCATGTGCGCGGGGCCCCCAACCATCCGCAGACGCAGGGCAAGATCGAACGCTGGCACCAGACCCTGAAGAACCGCATCCTGCTGGAGAACCACTACCTCCCCGGCGCACTCGAGGCCGCGATCGAGACCTTCGTCGACCACTACAACCATCAACGCGTCCATGAGAGCCTCGGAAACGTCACCCCGGCCGACGTCTACTTCGGTCGCGCCAAAGCCATCTTAGCCGAACGAAGGAGGATCAAGTCCGACACCATCCGCCAGCGCCGCTTGCTCAACCGAACTCAGGCGGCCTAA
- a CDS encoding pyrroline-5-carboxylate reductase family protein — translation MTQDQETMMGAQVTVGVIGGTGMLGRSLVTGLLASGEVAAEGLWVSNRSGGAEGLPDGVQATADAQALVAACDVVILSVPPAQFGALEIDASGKLVISVMAGVSAARIAEHTGAERVVRAMSSPAAARRLAFSPWCGALSAEDRAHVTRLLGACGSTAEVPDEAQIEIFTAMTGPVPGFVAQLAASMADYAERRGVAPAVADMAVRQLFLASGEMLAGDRQTASAHVRGMIDYAGTTAAGLLAMQEAGFQDAVDAGLDAAVARTREIAG, via the coding sequence ATGACGCAGGATCAGGAGACCATGATGGGTGCGCAGGTGACGGTAGGTGTGATCGGGGGAACGGGGATGCTGGGGCGGAGCCTTGTCACCGGGCTGCTTGCAAGCGGGGAGGTCGCGGCGGAGGGGCTCTGGGTCTCGAACCGCTCGGGCGGTGCCGAGGGGCTGCCGGACGGGGTGCAGGCGACCGCCGACGCGCAGGCGCTGGTTGCGGCCTGCGATGTGGTGATCCTGTCGGTGCCGCCCGCGCAGTTCGGCGCGCTGGAGATCGACGCGTCGGGCAAGCTGGTGATCTCTGTCATGGCCGGCGTCAGCGCCGCGCGGATCGCCGAGCACACCGGCGCCGAGCGCGTCGTGCGCGCCATGTCGAGCCCGGCCGCTGCACGGCGGCTGGCCTTCTCGCCGTGGTGTGGGGCGCTTTCCGCCGAAGATCGCGCGCATGTGACCCGGCTGCTGGGCGCATGTGGCAGCACCGCCGAAGTGCCCGATGAGGCGCAGATCGAGATCTTTACCGCGATGACCGGGCCGGTGCCGGGCTTCGTTGCGCAGCTTGCGGCCTCCATGGCCGATTACGCCGAACGCCGGGGTGTCGCGCCCGCAGTGGCGGATATGGCGGTGCGGCAGCTGTTTCTGGCCTCGGGCGAGATGCTGGCCGGGGATCGGCAAACCGCCTCTGCGCATGTGCGCGGCATGATCGACTACGCGGGCACCACGGCGGCGGGACTTCTGGCGATGCAGGAGGCGGGGTTTCAGGATGCGGTCGATGCGGGGCTGGACGCTGCCGTGGCGCGCACGCGCGAGATCGCGGGGTAG
- a CDS encoding IS3 family transposase (programmed frameshift), with the protein MAGKREKPEDIVTKLRQVEVLHGQGLSMADAVRQIGISQHTFYRWRKQYGGMNRAQLSRLKELEKENLRLRRAVSDLTLEKLILTEAAPGKLLSPSRRRECVEHVCETLGISERRACRVLGQHRSTQRKPPQGREDEARLTADVIDLAREYGRYGYRRVAVLLRRAGWQVNHKRVARIWRREGLKVPHKQKKRGRLWLNDGSCVRLKPEHPNHVWSYDFVQDRTSDGRTYRTLNILDEYTREALMIRVDRRLNSTDVLDALTDLFIQRGPPRFIRSDNGPEFIAQKVRDWIELVGAKTAYIEPGSPWENGYCESFNSRFRDELLNGEVFYSLREAQILIEQWRKHYNTARPHSALGYRTPAPETFIPIDRRPTMH; encoded by the exons ATGGCTGGAAAGCGTGAGAAGCCTGAAGACATTGTCACCAAGCTGCGCCAGGTCGAGGTGTTGCACGGCCAAGGCCTGTCAATGGCCGATGCGGTGCGACAGATAGGGATATCGCAGCACACGTTCTACCGGTGGCGTAAGCAGTATGGTGGGATGAACCGGGCACAGTTGTCGCGGCTGAAGGAACTCGAGAAGGAGAACCTGAGGCTGCGGCGGGCGGTATCTGACCTGACGCTCGAGAAGCTGATCCTGACCGAGGCTGCCC CAGGGAAACTTCTAAGCCCTTCGCGCCGCCGCGAATGCGTGGAGCATGTGTGCGAGACACTCGGCATCTCCGAACGCCGGGCCTGCCGGGTGCTCGGCCAACACCGCTCCACGCAGCGCAAGCCACCACAGGGCCGGGAAGACGAGGCGCGGCTGACCGCCGACGTCATCGATCTGGCCCGGGAGTATGGCCGCTACGGCTACCGCCGGGTCGCCGTGCTGCTGCGGCGTGCCGGCTGGCAGGTGAACCACAAGCGGGTGGCGCGCATTTGGCGGCGCGAAGGGCTCAAGGTCCCACACAAGCAGAAGAAGCGCGGCAGGCTCTGGCTGAACGATGGCTCTTGCGTGCGGCTGAAGCCCGAGCACCCCAACCACGTCTGGTCCTACGACTTCGTGCAGGACCGGACCAGTGACGGCCGGACCTACCGGACGCTCAACATCCTCGATGAATATACGCGGGAGGCGTTAATGATCCGTGTCGACAGGCGACTGAACTCCACCGATGTCCTGGACGCCCTGACCGATCTCTTCATCCAGCGCGGCCCGCCGCGGTTCATCCGGTCCGACAACGGCCCGGAGTTCATCGCGCAGAAGGTCCGCGACTGGATCGAGTTGGTGGGGGCGAAGACCGCCTACATCGAGCCGGGGTCACCCTGGGAGAACGGTTATTGCGAGAGCTTCAACAGCAGGTTCAGGGACGAACTCCTCAATGGCGAGGTCTTCTACTCGTTGAGGGAGGCGCAAATCCTCATCGAACAATGGCGAAAGCACTACAACACCGCTCGGCCGCATAGCGCTCTTGGATATCGGACACCGGCACCGGAGACCTTCATCCCCATAGATCGAAGGCCGACCATGCATTAG
- a CDS encoding helix-turn-helix transcriptional regulator, translated as MHITSPTPDTLVGIATLVDILQRSRASIYTDIKNKTFPKPLKLGNSSRWRLSEVMAVIDRLSDERDAS; from the coding sequence ATGCACATCACGTCGCCCACCCCCGACACCCTCGTCGGGATCGCCACTCTCGTGGACATCCTTCAGCGGTCGCGCGCCAGCATCTACACGGACATCAAGAACAAGACTTTCCCGAAGCCTCTAAAGCTCGGCAACTCGTCGCGCTGGCGGCTATCGGAAGTAATGGCGGTCATCGACCGCCTGTCTGACGAGCGCGACGCGAGCTGA